GACGACGACGAGCGGGCCGTCGGCCAGGCGCAGCTCGGGCAGGTCGACGTCCCCGTCGGCGTCGAGGCCGACGACGAACAACCCCGCCTTCTGGTACTCCTCGATCGCGCGGACGAGGTTCGTCGCGCGGGCGACGGGGACGCGGGCGGCGGCGCCGGCCGACGTCTTCCACGCCGAGGCCGTCATGCCCGCCGCGCGCCGTTCGGGCACGACGACGCCGTTCCCGCCGAAGGCCGCGACGGACCGGACGACGGCTCCGAGGTTGCGCGGGTCCGTGACCCCGTCGAGCGCCACGACGAGGGCCGGGCGCCCGGAGTCGGCGGCGGAGTCGAGCAGGTCCATCGGGTGCTTGTACGCGTACGGCGGCACGGTGGCCGCCACGCCCTGGTGGACGGCGTTCTCGGTGAACCGGTCGAGGTCCTGCCGCGAGGCCTCCAGCAGCGGGATGCCCCGGTTGCCGGCCGCGGCGAGGATCTCCTTGACGCGGTCGTCGGTCTCGATGCGGGAGGCGACGTAGATGCCCGTGATGGGCAGTTCCGCGCGCAGCGCCTCGACGATGGAGTTCCGGCCTGCGATCCACTCCGTCTCACCGGACGCCTTGCGGCGCACCGGAGGACGACCCCCCGGACGGGCGTTGGTCGTCACCGCGCGGTGGGCGGCCTTCTTCGCCGCCTTGGCCGCGGGGTGGTACGGGCGGTCGCTCGCCTTCGGCGTCGGGCCCTTGCCCTCCAGGGACCGGCGGTTCTTGCCGCCGCTGCCCGCGGTGGGGCCCTTCTTGCCCTTGCTGACCGCGCCGCGGCGCTGGCTGTTCCCTGCCACTACTGCTCACCTTCCAGGACCCACCGGGCTCCGGTGGGCGTGTCCTCGATCACGATGCCCGCGTCCTTGAGGGAGTCGCGGACCGCGTCGGCGGTCGCGAAGTCCCGGGCGGCGCGGGCGGCCGCCCTCTGGTCCAGCTGGGCGCGCACGAGGACGTCGAGTGCCGCCCGCGCCCCGTCGGACCCACCGGCCTGCTCCACCCAGGGGTGGGCGAACGGGTCCAGTCCGAGCACGTCGAGCCCGGCGCGCACGTGCTCCAGCGCCGTCCGCAGCGCCGCGTCGTCCCCGGCCGCGAGGGCCGAGTTCCCGGCCCGCGCGGTGTCGTGCAGGACGGCGAGCGCCGCCGGCGTCGCGAGGTCGTCGTCCATCGCCGCGGCGAACGCGTCCGGCACCTGCCCGGCCTCCCCCGCCGACCCGAGCCGCTCGGCCGCCCGGCGGACGAAACCCT
This genomic interval from Kineococcus endophyticus contains the following:
- the rlmB gene encoding 23S rRNA (guanosine(2251)-2'-O)-methyltransferase RlmB; translation: MAGNSQRRGAVSKGKKGPTAGSGGKNRRSLEGKGPTPKASDRPYHPAAKAAKKAAHRAVTTNARPGGRPPVRRKASGETEWIAGRNSIVEALRAELPITGIYVASRIETDDRVKEILAAAGNRGIPLLEASRQDLDRFTENAVHQGVAATVPPYAYKHPMDLLDSAADSGRPALVVALDGVTDPRNLGAVVRSVAAFGGNGVVVPERRAAGMTASAWKTSAGAAARVPVARATNLVRAIEEYQKAGLFVVGLDADGDVDLPELRLADGPLVVVVGAEGAGLSRLVREKCDQVVSIPMAAAVESLNAGVAAGIALYEVARHR